The sequence below is a genomic window from Bactrocera neohumeralis isolate Rockhampton chromosome 4, APGP_CSIRO_Bneo_wtdbg2-racon-allhic-juicebox.fasta_v2, whole genome shotgun sequence.
CAGAGTAAGACACCGCCGCCGCTGGCGCCCGTTAAGGATGTGTTGCGTGAGATGCCACAGCTGACACGTCAACCGAGCATGCTGGAGGACGGCATTATGTCGGAGCCTGCAACGAATGCGAATACCACAACAGCAACgccaactgcaacaacaactattggtggtggtggtggcacaCGCTTAGCGCCACAATTCCAATTCATCAACGACACggaagatgaagaagttgaTAACGGTCCACTATTGCACATACTGAACTCGTCGGGTTTTAAGGGTCTCTCACTGCTAGAATACTACCAGCAGCATCAGCATTTTATGAATGTCCACCGTACGCTGCTCATACAGTTGATAGTGAATTTCTTCGATATGAATGAATATCATTTGTCATTGCGTGTTAGTCATAATTTGGAGCAACAGATATTGCAGCTCTTCCCCAGCGAAAAGTTGGAATACTATCGCACCGAGAAACGTGGCAAAATCTATGTGAAATTCTGCAATATGAAGCGTTATAAACGCGATAAGCCAATGTTGAAGCGCAAGTGGATGGACGATGCGGATGCGGGTGAAGATAGTGGTGGCGGTGGTGCTCGTGATGTTGATGCAGTTGCTGCTGAGAGTGGCGGCATTAGCAATAGGCCAACGGAACCAGAAGTTGGTATTGAATGTGGCGATGACGATGTGGAGGATCTGGCTCAAAGCTTTGAATACTGGCATGCCCAACATTCGCCCACCGGGGTGCAAGTTAAGACTGAGTCGCTAAGCGATGGTGATTACTAATGATAAGGGATGG
It includes:
- the LOC126754561 gene encoding uncharacterized protein LOC126754561, giving the protein MLDSAALKALLNSWGLPELLSRFQDENIGIDELKMMKCHHIGELLHSYKLGTRIRFEYYFERWRRDQNQPLLSASAPNHYQHYTPCHTLAHTMPPPTSTATASEVITVHKSVQTRATNTAAVRCVNVATNTSEVLFKMPTQSKTPPPLAPVKDVLREMPQLTRQPSMLEDGIMSEPATNANTTTATPTATTTIGGGGGTRLAPQFQFINDTEDEEVDNGPLLHILNSSGFKGLSLLEYYQQHQHFMNVHRTLLIQLIVNFFDMNEYHLSLRVSHNLEQQILQLFPSEKLEYYRTEKRGKIYVKFCNMKRYKRDKPMLKRKWMDDADAGEDSGGGGARDVDAVAAESGGISNRPTEPEVGIECGDDDVEDLAQSFEYWHAQHSPTGVQVKTESLSDGDY